A genomic region of Aureimonas populi contains the following coding sequences:
- a CDS encoding NAD(P)H-dependent flavin oxidoreductase, whose protein sequence is MTLPHVLQRLRLPVIAAPLFIISHPPLVAAQCKAGIVGSFPALNARPAAQLDEWLHALKEELAAHDAAHPQQPAAPFAVNQIVHRSNKRLEEDLAVCVKHKVPIVITSLGAVPEVNEAVHSYGGIVLHDVISNRFAHSAIRKGADGLVAVAAGAGGHAGTLSPFALVSEIRQWFDGPLYLSGAIATGAGILAAQAAGADGAYIGSAFIATREARASDGYKQGIVEGTAADIVYSNLFTGIHGNYLRGSIAAAGLDPDSLPESDPAKMDFAKASEGAKAWKDIWGSGQGIGAVRAVVPAAELVERLAAEYREACARLLGPQPFTG, encoded by the coding sequence ATGACCCTACCCCATGTTCTCCAGAGGCTTCGGCTGCCCGTCATCGCCGCGCCGCTTTTCATCATTTCGCATCCTCCGCTGGTCGCGGCGCAGTGCAAGGCGGGCATCGTCGGCTCCTTCCCCGCCCTCAACGCACGCCCGGCGGCCCAACTGGACGAGTGGCTGCACGCGCTGAAGGAGGAACTGGCGGCGCATGACGCGGCCCATCCGCAGCAGCCAGCCGCGCCCTTCGCGGTGAACCAGATCGTGCACCGATCCAACAAGCGGCTGGAGGAGGATCTGGCGGTCTGCGTGAAGCACAAGGTGCCGATCGTCATCACCTCTCTCGGCGCGGTGCCGGAGGTGAACGAGGCCGTTCACTCCTATGGGGGTATCGTTCTCCACGACGTGATCAGCAACCGCTTCGCCCACAGCGCCATCCGCAAGGGGGCGGACGGCCTCGTGGCGGTGGCAGCCGGCGCGGGCGGTCATGCGGGCACCCTCTCGCCCTTCGCGCTCGTCTCGGAGATTCGCCAGTGGTTCGACGGGCCGCTCTATCTCTCCGGCGCGATCGCCACCGGCGCGGGCATTCTGGCCGCGCAGGCGGCGGGCGCGGACGGGGCCTATATCGGTTCCGCCTTCATCGCGACGCGTGAAGCGCGGGCGAGCGACGGCTACAAGCAGGGCATCGTCGAGGGCACGGCGGCCGATATCGTCTATTCCAACCTCTTTACCGGCATTCACGGAAACTACCTGCGAGGCTCGATCGCGGCGGCGGGGCTCGACCCCGACAGCCTGCCCGAAAGCGACCCGGCCAAGATGGATTTCGCCAAGGCCAGCGAGGGCGCCAAGGCCTGGAAGGACATATGGGGTTCGGGCCAGGGCATCGGAGCGGTGCGGGCCGTTGTTCCTGCCGCGGAGCTGGTCGAGAGGCTTGCCGCCGAGTATCGCGAAGCCTGCGCGCGTCTCCTGGGCCCGCAGCCGTTCACCGGCTGA
- a CDS encoding IS110 family transposase: MGRLPLKGGRIREESMHLYVGIDAAKDIHWACAISSDAKAIFSHAVRNDPEGIEALISELSAPDAASVTVALDLLGGCATLLCAMLAEAGFRVVHTPGLAVNRARQGTRGGENKSDPRDAATIADLARTRMDLRPVEVETEINVDIRLLVGRRREVVVDQTRRLARLRDLTSSLFPALERRIDVRTKAGLVFLSLFAAPHELRDAKPERLARQLTKAYPRMRGADAMAEEAVTLAKAQAIDVPGAQTRARLVRDLATEALAARAQRDRIDADLELLLDCHPDAALIRSLPGMGAVLTADFIACVGSATRFRSADALAAAAGLTPVLRQSGKSRTVRRSTGGDKTLKRVFFQSAFNALADPESRAFYDRKRTEGKRHNQAVIALARRRVNVVWAILQTRTPFSPNFKNAA, encoded by the coding sequence GTGGGAAGGTTGCCGCTCAAAGGAGGACGCATCAGGGAGGAAAGCATGCACCTTTACGTCGGTATCGACGCCGCCAAGGACATCCATTGGGCCTGCGCTATCAGCTCGGACGCAAAGGCCATCTTCAGCCATGCTGTCAGGAACGACCCGGAAGGCATCGAGGCGTTGATCAGCGAACTGTCCGCGCCGGATGCCGCAAGCGTCACGGTCGCGCTCGACCTGCTCGGCGGCTGCGCCACTCTGCTCTGTGCAATGCTGGCCGAAGCGGGCTTCCGGGTTGTTCACACGCCCGGCCTTGCGGTCAACCGAGCCCGGCAGGGAACACGCGGCGGCGAGAACAAGTCCGATCCCCGTGACGCCGCGACCATCGCCGATCTGGCGCGAACCCGCATGGACCTGCGGCCGGTGGAGGTCGAAACCGAGATCAACGTCGACATCCGTCTGCTCGTCGGCCGACGTCGCGAGGTCGTCGTCGATCAGACCAGACGTCTCGCGCGTTTGCGCGACCTTACTTCCTCGCTCTTTCCGGCGCTGGAGCGGCGCATCGACGTGAGGACCAAGGCCGGCCTCGTCTTCCTGAGCCTGTTCGCCGCTCCGCACGAGCTGCGCGACGCCAAGCCCGAACGCCTCGCACGCCAGCTCACGAAAGCCTATCCGCGCATGCGGGGCGCTGACGCCATGGCCGAAGAGGCCGTCACCCTGGCCAAGGCGCAGGCCATCGACGTGCCCGGCGCCCAAACCCGCGCCAGACTGGTCAGGGACCTCGCCACCGAGGCGCTGGCCGCCCGTGCGCAGCGCGACCGCATCGATGCCGATCTTGAGCTCCTTCTCGATTGCCACCCTGATGCGGCCCTCATCCGCAGCCTGCCGGGGATGGGGGCCGTGCTCACGGCAGACTTCATCGCCTGCGTCGGCTCGGCCACCCGATTCCGTTCCGCCGATGCACTCGCAGCCGCCGCCGGGCTCACTCCCGTCCTGCGCCAGTCCGGGAAATCCAGAACCGTCCGACGATCCACCGGAGGCGACAAAACCCTCAAACGCGTCTTCTTCCAGTCCGCTTTCAACGCTCTCGCAGACCCGGAAAGCCGCGCCTTCTACGACCGAAAGAGAACCGAGGGAAAACGCCACAACCAAGCCGTCATCGCCCTCGCACGGCGGCGCGTAAATGTCGTCTGGGCCATCCTCCAAACAAGGACGCCGTTCAGCCCAAACTTCAAGAATGCAGCTTGA
- a CDS encoding integron, protein MIIFGQAMRWTVPVLLATGLAFEAVAAPAVPVRVGGDVDLPACAELGVIGETQSQEGRVDVRSGPTGTFQVLERLNVGDIVRVCDRNGTFVGVIYGEGDCGVAEPVARRASYRGSCPSGWVHNRSVEPAAPGAVAPGT, encoded by the coding sequence ATGATTATTTTTGGGCAGGCGATGCGATGGACGGTCCCGGTGCTTCTGGCGACCGGGCTTGCCTTTGAGGCCGTCGCCGCCCCGGCAGTGCCGGTTCGGGTTGGCGGCGACGTCGATCTGCCGGCCTGCGCGGAACTGGGCGTGATCGGCGAGACGCAGTCGCAAGAAGGGCGCGTCGATGTGCGCTCCGGCCCCACCGGCACGTTTCAGGTGCTGGAGCGGCTGAATGTGGGCGACATCGTGCGCGTCTGCGACCGCAACGGAACCTTTGTTGGGGTGATCTACGGGGAGGGCGACTGCGGTGTGGCCGAGCCGGTGGCGCGCCGTGCCTCCTATCGCGGTTCCTGCCCCTCGGGCTGGGTGCACAACAGGTCGGTGGAGCCTGCCGCGCCGGGGGCTGTCGCGCCAGGTACGTGA
- a CDS encoding DUF2076 domain-containing protein — protein MHNDEKNMIQGLFGRLREAEKTAPPRDQEAESFIRDSVAAQPGAPYYMAQTIIVQEQALEAARQRIEELEGQTQRSSGGLLGGLFGGGQPQPRARSAGVPSVSRGAAAQGDVPAGSPWNSAARNASPAQRGGGGGFLAGAAQTAVGVAGGMMLGSMLGGLFSGGDEAVAAEMEPDLDPGMDEAGMEDAGMDEGFGDFEL, from the coding sequence ATGCACAATGACGAGAAGAACATGATTCAGGGCCTTTTCGGCCGCCTCCGCGAGGCCGAGAAGACCGCGCCCCCACGCGACCAGGAAGCGGAAAGCTTCATTCGCGACAGCGTGGCCGCGCAGCCCGGTGCGCCTTACTACATGGCGCAAACCATTATCGTGCAGGAACAGGCGCTGGAGGCCGCGCGCCAGAGGATCGAGGAGCTGGAGGGCCAGACACAGCGCTCCTCCGGCGGTCTTCTGGGCGGCCTGTTCGGCGGCGGCCAGCCGCAGCCCCGTGCCCGTTCGGCGGGCGTGCCCTCCGTCTCGCGCGGCGCGGCGGCGCAGGGCGACGTGCCCGCCGGGTCGCCCTGGAACAGCGCCGCGCGCAATGCCAGCCCCGCGCAACGCGGCGGAGGCGGCGGCTTTCTGGCCGGCGCCGCGCAAACCGCCGTGGGCGTTGCCGGCGGCATGATGCTGGGTTCCATGCTGGGCGGGCTGTTCTCCGGCGGGGACGAAGCGGTCGCCGCCGAGATGGAGCCCGATCTCGACCCCGGCATGGATGAGGCCGGGATGGAGGATGCGGGGATGGACGAAGGGTTCGGCGACTTCGAGCTCTAG
- the gph gene encoding phosphoglycolate phosphatase (PGP is an essential enzyme in the glycolate salvage pathway in higher organisms (photorespiration in plants). Phosphoglycolate results from the oxidase activity of RubisCO in the Calvin cycle when concentrations of carbon dioxide are low relative to oxygen. This enzyme is a member of the Haloacid Dehalogenase (HAD) superfamily of aspartate-nucleophile hydrolase enzymes (PF00702).) translates to MSAPYAVSAILFDLDGTLVDSIPDIHAALNQTLESLGEPPFTLDAVARMVGKGLPTTIERAYEALDKPLDPATRDRIVDRFRKIYTPRATELTTMNPGASGATRALHEKGFRLGVVTNKPLAETMLILDHFGFTELMEVVVGGDAGPPKKPAPDLLILACQRLGLEPTDVLLVGDSEYDVGAARAAGMPVLVLAGGYSRHSAEELGADVVLARLDEIEHHVRLPSAKG, encoded by the coding sequence GTGAGCGCGCCTTATGCCGTTTCGGCCATCCTGTTCGATCTCGACGGGACGCTGGTCGATTCGATTCCCGACATCCATGCCGCGCTGAACCAGACGCTCGAGAGCCTGGGCGAGCCGCCCTTCACGCTCGACGCCGTGGCCAGGATGGTGGGGAAGGGGCTGCCGACCACCATCGAGCGCGCCTACGAGGCGCTCGACAAGCCGCTGGACCCGGCGACCCGCGACCGGATCGTCGATCGCTTCCGCAAGATCTACACGCCGCGCGCCACCGAGCTGACGACGATGAACCCCGGTGCCAGCGGGGCCACGCGCGCGCTTCATGAGAAGGGTTTCCGCCTCGGCGTCGTGACCAACAAGCCGCTGGCCGAGACCATGCTGATCCTCGACCATTTCGGCTTCACCGAACTGATGGAAGTCGTTGTCGGAGGGGACGCCGGGCCGCCCAAGAAACCGGCGCCGGACCTTCTGATCCTGGCCTGTCAGCGGCTCGGCCTCGAGCCGACCGACGTGCTTCTGGTGGGCGATTCGGAATATGACGTTGGGGCCGCCAGGGCGGCGGGGATGCCCGTCCTGGTGCTGGCCGGGGGCTATTCCCGCCACAGCGCCGAGGAGCTGGGCGCCGACGTGGTGCTCGCCCGTCTGGACGAGATCGAGCACCACGTCCGCCTGCCTTCCGCGAAAGGCTAG